The sequence ACCTCGAGGTTCTTGATATAGCTCAAAACTTTATGGTGGAGGTGCCAGATATTATATGGGAATTGTGTAGCCTTCGCCACCTCTACATGTCTGATGTGACTTGTCTGAAGCCTTTAAAGATTGATGCGCTACGGGATCTACAGACCTTAACTTATGTCTCAGTTGATAATTGGACATATGAGCTCTCGGGTTTAAAAGAGTTGATGTGGCTTAAGAAATTGGGCATAGAAGAATTGGATGGAAATTCAAATGTAACCAAGCTTTTTGTGTCATTGGCTGTGTTGGAGGGTCTTAAACACCTAATCTTAAGAGGGTATCGTTTTAGAAGCATGCCTTGTTTGGATGAGCTTGCTATTCTACATAGGCTCGAAACACTCAAATTGGATGGACTCCTCACCAGGTTATCAAATAATCTCCCTCGATTTATTGAATCATTGACGTTGGTTAATAGCTGTCTTGATGAAGACCCAATGCCACTACTAGAGAAGCTACCAAAGCTAAAACACCTCAAATTGCGGAATGCATTCACTGGTCATCAAATGGTAATCTTGCACGACGGCTTCCCTCGTCTCGAAGTCCTGAGCATGGAAGAGTTATGGAATCTGAGAAATGTACAATGTGGAAAAGGTGCAATGCATTGGCTCAAGAAATTAGAAATCCATGATTGTCCATATTTGGATACCTTCCCAGAAGCGATTTTGTCGACTTATCATATGAAGGAGATAAAGATGGTGACAACCAAAAGGATTGCAACAAAGATGAGGAATTCAGACTTAATCTCCAAAATAAAGGTCGTGAATATCAATCCATGAGCTCGCGCAGTTGTCTacatttcttcctttttttttgtttggtaGTTGTGTGTTTGaaatattgatagtggagaaagggtctgATATTGAGAGTATTGTTTAAATAGATTGTGGGTAAATATTGTAAGTTACAAGGATAAAATTGTGAAAGTTATGTGTGAGGCAGTGTTCATTTATCATATTCTGCACATCTTGCGTGTAAattaaaacacaaaaatatGCGATAGGAGGTTAATGCTCAAGACCTGATGTCATGGGTTCGAGTCCTCCGTCGCGCGgtctttgaatttttttatttacttatgtaatttatcaaaaaaaaaatcacaaaaatatgatGTGTTGTAAGATGAGGACATCCgtaatgaaatataaaatattaatttaatattaaataaataataattagaattaactaatttttattagttaGGCATTACGAAATCTAAATTAGAatctgaataaaataataaaacaagctaaaaaaatttattttgaaccTAATTTTTTTCTATATGATAATTTATGATCGACACAATGTGATCAAATAACACTTCTCATTCAATTAATAATAAGGTATAACATATACAGCAGCTTCCAATAAGCTCAATAGTGACATGTAATTAGAGCATTTTGTGCATGGCATGGTGGAGAGTGACAACAAGCGAGCCATTAACATTATTAGTTCGAGGGCAAGGAATTTATTGGAGATTGGGGTTATTGCCAACTCTTGCCGTGAAGAACTCATGACGCTCCCTGATTTTTTCATTCGCCATGTGAAAAGAGACCGAAATGTTATCGCGCATTATTTAGCGAAAGCTGCGAGAGATATCGATTCACATCATGTTTAGAATAAACCTCCGGTCTTTGTGGTGGGTCATCTCCATTTACCATGTTCTTGTGATTAATAATATTACCTCTCGTTCCTTCAAATAAAAAAGCTACAAAAtaatcattaaaaattaaaatgaacatGAAAGAATTAGAAAATTTCAAGCATATAGTATGGTGCGCCTGGCTGTCAAGCCCAAATAATCAAATTGGGTTGGGCCAAATAGATCATcagttcaattttttattttatttttgtcatCACTTCAATTATGTGTCTTACTACAAACTTCTTCTTtttctgaaaaaaaataaagaaatgaatTGAATGTGagacttttttaaaaaaaattaacagtattaaataaagaaatttaaaggtcgcgccatataggactcgaacccaagactttTGACCTTAGCCATTAATCCCTTATCGCTTgtccaacacacgcacacaattgAATGTGAGACTTTTGACATCAGGTAGGGGCATTTAAGTACTGCAACTTTTGAATCTCTTGTGGttgattttacaaaaataagaaGAGAAATTACAAAAGGGTAACTATTTTGTTCTCCATAGATtagatcaattttaaaattcacgTGTTAATGTCTTAATGATGTTTTCAAATATATCGTAATTAAATTCACATTATTATGATGTTCTTATAAAGAGTGAAATTTTTGAAATCTTTTGGCTTGAGTAAATTcagttcaatccaaaatcatttttttctatatactccctatgtcccatatatatatatatatatatatatatatatatatatatatatatatataggttgatTGGAATTAACACAaggattaagaaaaatcattgaaaatgaaaaaaaaatagtaaacttcctaatatgcccatatttattatgtaatgatgaattaaagttgaagtaaattaaagaattaaatagggatataataataaataagtaaaaaacattactatttatgaaaaaaaaatctatatatttggGACATACGTTAAAGGAAAACAAGTCCATATAAatgggacggaggtagtatatTAATAATGCTGTCAAATTGGCTATTAGGACAGTTTGGTGGAAGCAGAAACATGTCGGAGGCCTTCCTCTTATCGGTGATACAGAAGCTCGACATTACTTATCAAGATTATGAAACAAATGTGGAAATGGAATGGGTAATTAAAGAGATGAGAGATATTCTGAATATCATGAGGGATAAGAAATTGGGAGATGGGAGAAGGCTAAATTTTTTGGTATCTGACGTTGTCGACGTGGCTGAAGATGCCCTCGACCTTTTCATACAACGCATAACCATTGGTAACTATTTCCCAAACAACTCTGAGTCCATCGATAGTTGGATCGGAGAGATCAGAAGGCAGATGCTTAAACTAGGAGATGATGAGTCCAACATGAGATCATCACAAAATGTTGAAGATGATGTAGATGTGGTTGGCTTGGAGGAAGATGTGGAAATGCTGCTTCGCAAAAGGATTCTTGATGGGGCAGAATACCTGAAGACTGTTGTTATCAAAGGGATGTGCGGTATTGGAAAGACAACTCTTGCCAGAGAGATATACAACCATCCAACCGTCGTTGAGCGATTCGAGTGTCGTGCTTGGGTGTCTAATTCTACTTACTTCACTATATATGAAAGAGCTACAACCATTCAACCGTCGTTGAgcgctgagcttataagctcttttaaAGTGTTTAACAAAATAAGCTCGAGCTTatataagctcttcaaaattAAGTTATTCTAcctcaatttattttctcattatcttataatcaacactcattttataaaaataactcaattatgattttttattttatcatatactcccttcgtccacaaaaaatagtcgtAGTAAAGGacgacacatattttaataaaaattgttattgtattgtgagtagagaaaaGATCCCACTTAAAATGTATGTTTATAATAAGTAGTagtatttataatgataattaattgtattgtgagtggagaatgggGTCCATCATGCGATAGATggtttccaaaaatagaaagggactaatttttgtggacatgccaaaatggcaaaaaaatgactattttttgtggacggggAGTATCATTTCTCTTTTTAACAAAGATTTCAttctctaactaaaaattctctctctagcttatgaacttaattatccaaacactttaacaacttataagctcttaagaaactaATCTTATAAATtccaagagtttataagctcctaagTAATCTTTCCACATGTGTAAAAGAAATATTAAAATGTTTTGGTTCTAGCATCGATATTGGATCAACTATTTGGCTCTCTTAAACTTGTTTTTTACAATCTTATGTCAACACCTTGTTTCTTGTGAACGTGCAAACGTGCAGCTTACGGGAAATAATGAAATTGCAATAACAGAAAGGTTTCAACTTTCTAAGCCACCaaatctttttatattttccatTGTAACAGATAGGGCTGCCACCGGttcaggaaccgccggttcagggcccgaaccggcggttcaggttCGAAAAATTCatgaacctgaaccggcccgcctAAAATTTGAAGGGCCGGTTTTCGGACCCTGAACCGGTGGTTCCGGGCtgggccgaaaaccggcggttcccgggcttttccttttttttttcttttttttttgtatttattttttatgaaattaaatgatttgtgatgaaatttcaaaaaaatttactttacaagtgttgaaattttttgaaattaatcaacttaaataatattttaattttaatcaaatgtAGCTTCTCTATTTATAATGTATtacacattgtagagaattctacatttttcaatgtgagataatttcaacttaatgtaacttcactatttatagtatACTACATATTgtaaagaatcctacatttttcaatgtgggataatttcaatttattgtAGCTTGactagcttcactatttatagtgtactacataTGGTAGAGAAtgttacatttttcaatgtgggataatttcaacttaatgtagcttcactatttatagtgtactacacattgtaaataatcatatatttttcaatgtgggatcactcaacttaaataatataataacttataaatatatgttgtgtTTTTCAACACTTgtaagttattaaaattttaacacttgtaggttattatattatttaagatttttaagttgagtaatttcaaaattattaaagttaagtatatatatacgcaaaatttaaaaaatacaacatatatttataaggtatatatttataagttttttttttaacatatggAGGAGGGGGAGGGATGGGGTTTGATCCCTagaccttataagttataagttatatatttatatatttatatattataagttataagttatatattacatgaatataagttatatatttataagttaagttgaatcccacattgaaaaatgtagaatatgaatttgaatttaaaaaaaaaatgaaaattcggctggaaccggcggttcagggtcgaaccgccAGTTCGGACGTCGGTTTAGGGTCGAAATATATGTGAACCTAAACCGGCCCTTAACGTTtggcggttcggccctgaaccggcccggtggtcaacggtccggGTCCGGGCCGGAACCTAATCTAAAATGATATAGTAAATTTCACAATATATAGTATGattagtaattaattttatgttgttttatcttttattgatacattaattaaaaatctatcTTCGATTTgatattaattactatatattgTGAAATTTACTACAATTATTCAACTCCAACAATTTATTAATGTGAAGTTTATAAATTGTGTGCAATACACAGAGTCTTGCTAATCATACTAtaacaattaaaataatatatatgttcatCTGCTCATGTAGGCATGCATTTCCTAATCGAGTTGCCAAGTTGGACATAAAACGCGTCATTGCTTGCGAACCTTCAATATTTAAGATCATGTAAAAGAAGTAGtattaatatactccctccgccccacgaatcttgacacgtattcctttttggatcgtctcatgaatcttgacacatttccaaataaggtaattaataattattacattttttctcctactttatcacttttattaccttatctctcctactttatcacttttatactttattaactacacacttaaaacactaatctacaacttcttaatttccgtgccgaaacgaaacgtgtcaagattcgtgggacggagggagtatatgttttgGTATTAACTTGTTTTTTACAATCTTATGTCAGAAATAGTAAGTCAACACCTTGTTTCTTGAGAAAAGCAGGAAGCGTGTGGGTATAATGAATTTATAACAATAGAAAGATTTCAACTGTAACAGAAGACTTTTGGATTCCTATATGAAAAATTGAAAGCAAAAGCCAAGGAAAGGGGAGGATTGATTCAGCAAGTAGATCAAGACTAGTAAGAAGAAAGAATCACATATTAAACccaaaattatttccaatataTACTCCTCTATTTTCATATCAATATATCAtgtcctcatcttcttcatataCTGTTTTGTTCAAAGATATGAAACTCTACTGTAGTCAAAATCATACTCAGCTGGCCAGATGAGCGAAGGGAGACGGGAGGATTGAATCGGAAAGTCAATCGAGGCGAGCAAAGATACGATGAAGAAAATTCGCAAAaaggttttctttttttttttcaccttaaatttgaataatatgAAGACTTTGCATGATTGTATGGAGTTTTTATATCTGGAGATTCAATTTTTGGATAAATTACATGTCTAGTTAAAAATAGTTGTTCTTTTTACCATACTAGCAGAGAGCACGTGCACTGCACATCTAACATCTTATTTTACATGATTTgtttattataaaatactccctcgaTCTCCGTCCACGATTTAATGCCCCACTTTGGTGTgggcacggaaactaagaaagctgaaaaaagtgatgtggatgaaatataagggtagttgactaaagtgataaagatagttgactaaagtgataaaggtgttgtgagtgagTCCACtaatgataaagtgtagtaaatatataatacaaaaataataaaggtgttttaaggtggatccattagtggcaaagggtagtaaatataggaaaataagaagagtaaaaaagtacaaaaagcagaatagagctttaatttgtggacaaaaatttaagagcaagtagggctttaaattgtgggcggagagagtaatattatatttgaagataaaaaaaattattataatattattaattattaattaacttcAACAAATATTAGCAAAGTAGGTGTGAAAAGTAGACAATAGATATTACCAAATCTTTTATGGTGTGTACAATAGTAGTGAAAtgataatttataataatataacttACATATATAATTAGAAGAAGGAAAACCACATAATAAATTTTTCCAATGGCAAGGTGAATAAGATGGAAAAGTTGCTCCCATCCAAATTCCAATATACCTCcattaattcaataaaatattgtgttaatgggcaaaaatgccctatcccttatgtgttttttgtaaaatgccctctcttatcatagaaagcattctatgccctaaatatgtgaagtgcctaatttaccctttgatgttgatgggtttgcttggttttttgtgaaagtcttacacatttgaccgatttgacagacatcggtcataaaagtcaacgatttgacagctatcggtcaagagtatatgtgtccggccggtggctagatcatgtgtccggccggacggacacatgttttcaccggccggacacttgATTTTATCAGTCGGACACATGtctgaccgataaaatcatgtgtccgaccggctagatcatgtgtccgcccggccggacacatgttttcaccggccggacacatgatctagccggtcggacacatgattttatcggtcagacatgtgtccgaccgataaaatcaagtgtccggccggtgaaaacatgtgtccgcccggccggacacatgatctagccaccggTCGGACACATATACTCTTGaccgatagctgtcaaatcgttgacttttatgaccgatggctgtcaaatcggtcaaatgtgtaagactttcacaaaaaaccaagcaaacccatcaaatcaaggggtacttaaagaatagggcatgaaatgctttgtatgataagagagggcatttttacaaaaaaagataaggaaatgggcattttaaattttcactctaaaatatttataaatcaTAAAGTCGATTGTTATTCATTACAAGCCACTATAAATGCATTACAGTCTTACTGACCTCAGCCTCTCTtactcaaaattaaaattatgaaatacagCTCATCATGCTCATATCTTTGAGCCCCATACTCATACATAAACATTTATGTTAATTTCTGTGTTATATATCAGGGGTGAGCAGAAATCGAACCGAAAtgtaaaaccgaaccgaatcgaaTCGTTTCAGTGCGGTTCGATCCCGATTCCAATGGttggttttcggttcggttccgaaaattaaaaaccgataagtttcggttcggttttggtttttggttcggttttaaaccgaaccgaaccaataaatattaatattttattatatatttatattttataatatatagttaattttctaatttttaattggtttatatatttatattttataatatattaattggtttttccgaaaattatatatttatatttttacattattttataggttttaattggttttttcaaaaaaaaaaagaaaaaaaaaactttgcaTTTtatcggtttcggttcggtttggcaccCCCAATTGGTGTGGTTCGGTTccaattttaaccatcggttcggttttttcagttttagatttttggttcggttttgcaccaaaccgaaccgatgctcaccccttaaTATATGTATTCTTAGACTCATTATCATCATTTCTCATATAACATGTCTAAATTCTGTTCAACCCaaaatcattttttatatactaataatttatcaatttgTTGGAATTTGTTATTTCCTAGCTACAAATGCTGTTAGGACAGCAGTTTGGTTCAAGCAGAAACACGTCGGAAGCCCTCCTCTTATCGTTGATACAGAAGCTGGACATTACTTATCGAGAGGGCAGGAAAATGTACTATATAAATAAGGATATGCTAAGGGTAAttaaagagatgagagagattGTGAATATAGTGAGGGATAAGAGATTGGAAGAGGGGAGAACCCTAAATTTTTTAGTATGCGACCTTGTCGATGTGGCTGAGCATGCCCTCGACATTTTCAAAAAAGGCGAAACCTTTTCTTTATACTATGCTTCCATCCATAGTTGGATTGGAGAGATCAAAAAGCGCATGCTTAAATTAGGAGATGATGGAGCGGAGATGGAGCCCAACATGAGATCATTGAAAAAGGATGATGACGAAGAAGATGACAATTACGTGGTGGGTTTGGACGAAGATGTGGAAATGCTGCTTCGCAGAAGCATTATTGATGGGGAAGGATATGCAAAGACTGTTCTCATCAAAGGGATGTGTGGTATTGGAAAGACAACTCTTGCAAGAGAGATATACAACCATCCAACCGTCGTTGAGCGATTCAAGCATCGTCGTCTTTGGGTATCTAATGTTACTCACTTCACTCTTAAAGAGCTATTTATCAAACTAATACAACAGGTAGATCCTTGGTATCTCCTTGAATCTTCGTTATTGGAGAATATGGACAACCCAAGTCTCAGAGATATGCTTTGCCAACGCCTGCAAGGAACGTATCTTATAGTTCTCGACGACGTGCCCAAACAAATGCACTTGACGACTTTCTTGTATGCTCTTCCCCAACGAGGTATGTATGATCATCTTTCTAGATTTTAAGTTTttgtaattaaattttgaagtttcAAATTAAATTCTAGAGATTACTATTAATTATTAGAGTCCAatggttttgttttttgttttttgttttttatttaaaaaaagggattatggccaaaaaatacatgaattttgaaaaaagttgcaattttcacctcaactttcaattaagccccaaaatacatgaatttatatttttgttgtaattttcacataagtttgactttcaacgaaattagagcttaattgacaatcgaaattaagtcaaatatgtTAATTTTTGTCTTGTTAGACctccgagcttctaaatactcgTCATTATTAGAAGTTAGATCAGCATCAGGTGAATTTCCGACTGTCATTAAactctaatttcgttgaaagtcaaacttaggtgaaaattgcaacaaaaatataaattcatgtattttgaggcttaattgaaagttcatgtgaaaattgcaacttttttcaaagttcatgtatttttttgccataatcCCTTAAAAAAATACATCATCAATGAATCTGGTAATCTAATTCTGACTGTTCCTTTTTTGCATTGTTCTTATGTAAGCAGAAAATGGAAGTAGATTGCTGATCACAAGTCACACAACACATGTCGACATACATGTAGGCGTAGGAGATGTTCATAAAATGAAACCTTTGGATTCTAAAAAGGGCTGGCAATTGTTTTTGAAAACAATAAATCATGGCAATAAATTGGTGGGTGAGCACAAATTCCCAATGGACTTGGAGCCTATGGGAAAACAAATGTTGAGGAAATGCGGCGGTCTGCCATTAGGTATAAAAGAGGTGGGAAAGCAGTTAGCAGAAAAGAAACTCTCAGGAGGAAGTGAATGGGAACAGCTTCTTGAATCAGTTGATTTTAGTTCAACATTGAAGTTGTTGGAACCATTTTATCATAAATTGGATCCCAAAATGGAGTCATGTTTCTTGTCTATGGCCTTCTTTAAGGAAAATACAACTTTGAGGAAAGAAAAGTTGATACACATTTGGGTTGCAATAGGAGTGGTTTCAAGATATGACTATGAATCATATTTAGATGGTTTAATCAATGAATCTGTTATTGAAGTCAAGGACAAGAGCACGGAGTATCAAATGAATGCTCTACTACACATGTTATCCATTCAAAAAGCAGAGGAGAAACTATGTTTTGAGATCCTAACGAACAATGGAAATAATCGACCCTCTGAGAGTCCTCGTTATCATCGTGTTATCATTTGTAGCAGAGAAAAGTTCAACTACTCCACGGATCAAGATAAACATCttgtttctctcttcttccatggaGGTGGCTACTTGGACGCTAGTCCGTCTTATTGGAAGAGCTTTGAAAAACTTAAGATACTTGACTTGGAAGATTTTGGGCTAAAGAATTTACCAGAAAGTATTGGCAGATTGACTGAATTACGATACTTGGGATTGAGAAACAATTACATACAAGAGCTCCCAGACTCGTTGGGGTGGTTGAAAAAGCTTGAGGTTCTTGACATAGCTCACAACTTTATGGTGGAGGTGCCAGATGTTATATGGGAATTGTGTATCCTTCACCACCTCTACCTGTCTGATATGATTTGCCGGAATCCTTTGAAGATAGAAGCGCTACAGCATCTGGAGACCTTAACCTACGTCTAGGTTGATAATTGGACATATGAGCTCTCTAGCTTAAATATGCCTACTTCTATTAAGAAATTGGGCATAGAAGGATTGGATGGAAATTCAGATGTAAGCAAGCTCTTTGCATCATTAGCTAAGTTGAAGAAACTTGATCATCTAATCTTAAGAGGGTATCGTTTCAGAAGCATGCCTTGTTTGGATGAGCTTGCTATTCTACACAgtctcaaaacactcaaattggATGGACTCCTTGCAAGGTTACCAAATAATCTCCCTCCAAATATTGAATCATTGACGTTGATTAATAGCTGTCTTGATGAAGACCCCATTCCACTACTAGGGATGCTACCCAGACTAGAACACCTCAAATTGCGGAACGCATACACTGGTCAACAAATGGTGAACCTGCACGGCAGCTTCCCTCGTCTCGTAGTCCTGTGCATCGAGGAGTTATGGAATCTGAGAAATGTTCAATGTGGAAAAGATGCAATGTATTGGCTCAAGAAATTGGAAATCCATGATTGTCCAAATCTGGATACCCTCCCAAAAGAGATTGTGTCGTTTATTTGTTTGAAGGAGTTAAAGATGGTGACAACCAAAAGCATTGCAGCAAAGATCAAGAATTCAGACTTAATCTCCAAAATAAGGATCGTGAATATCAATCCATGAGGTAGAGCAATTCTCTTCATTATTGTTGGTGTCAATTTGGAAAGTTTCTAGCTAGATTTTCTTCCTTTTTCCCCTTGGTGGTTGTGTGTTTGTAAATGGTACATTTAGTTGTGATTATGTATCATGGTTATCATTGTGTTGTTAAGGAAAATCATAAACCAACAAAAATCTGCACCTATCAAACACCTTGACTGAGTAAAATCACTTCTTAATTGTGTTTGAGTGGCTAAACCATGCTAGCCTCATCATTTCACCACGATGAACAAGTTTATATAGCTAGATGGATGTACTCTAtccaaatataaatttatttttaaaatttctaattACAAATTACAACGTAAAGAAAAATTCGACTATAGAATTACAACCTACTTAAGTGCGAGATAACAAAAAAAGGTCATTGAGGAAAATTGAAATTGCAAGCAACGATGATCAATCCAATCGTCCAGGAGAGTCTCACAACAAGccgaaagaagaagaagaaaaattccacaatcatcaaaatcaaacaattaaaaaatatatagagtTTGTTTAGGTTCATatcttaaataatttatacatttattttatgaGCATCCCGGGCAAAGGAAGTGACGTTGCAAGGCCTTAAATAAATTCAACATAAGTAGGAATTAATT comes from Salvia miltiorrhiza cultivar Shanhuang (shh) chromosome 3, IMPLAD_Smil_shh, whole genome shotgun sequence and encodes:
- the LOC131017174 gene encoding probable disease resistance RPP8-like protein 2 — encoded protein: MLLGQQFGSSRNTSEALLLSLIQKLDITYREGRKMYYINKDMLRVIKEMREIVNIVRDKRLEEGRTLNFLVCDLVDVAEHALDIFKKGETFSLYYASIHSWIGEIKKRMLKLGDDGAEMEPNMRSLKKDDDEEDDNYVVGLDEDVEMLLRRSIIDGEGYAKTVLIKGMCGIGKTTLAREIYNHPTVVERFKHRRLWVSNVTHFTLKELFIKLIQQVDPWYLLESSLLENMDNPSLRDMLCQRLQGTYLIVLDDVPKQMHLTTFLYALPQRENGSRLLITSHTTHVDIHVGVGDVHKMKPLDSKKGWQLFLKTINHGNKLVGEHKFPMDLEPMGKQMLRKCGGLPLGIKEVGKQLAEKKLSGGSEWEQLLESVDFSSTLKLLEPFYHKLDPKMESCFLSMAFFKENTTLRKEKLIHIWVAIGVVSRYDYESYLDGLINESVIEVKDKSTEYQMNALLHMLSIQKAEEKLCFEILTNNGNNRPSESPRYHRVIICSREKFNYSTDQDKHLVSLFFHGGGYLDASPSYWKSFEKLKILDLEDFGLKNLPESIGRLTELRYLGLRNNYIQELPDSLGWLKKLEVLDIAHNFMVEVPDVIWELCILHHLYLSDMICRNPLKIEALQHLETLTYV